A stretch of DNA from Methanogenium sp. S4BF:
ATGTTGATAAATTCATTCTGATCAGCACAGACAAGGCGGTCAATCCTTTAAATGTAATGGGAACTACCAAACAACTTGCTGAAAAGCTTACCATATCGTCCAATCATTACCGTGGATCGAAACGCACGAAATTATCCTGTGTCAGGTTTGGAAATGTAATGAATTCACGTGGTTCTGTTGTTCCAATTTTTCATGAACAGATAAAAAGAGGCGATCCTGTAACTGTTACAAATCCGAATATGACCCGGTTTATGATGACAATTCCGGAAGCAGTGGATTTTATTCTTCATTCAGCTATAATATGTATGGGCAGAGAAATTTTTGTTAAAAAAATGAAGTCAGTTAAAATCTGTGACTTGGCTGAGTCAATGATTGAATATTTCGCTCCAAAATATGGTTACAACGCTGATGAAATAAAAATTAAGGTAGTTGGAGACAGGGATGGAGAAAAAATGGATGAAGAATTATTTTCTGCTGATGAATTAAAATATGTATACGAAAATAATGAGATATATGTCGTTTTGCCCCAGTTCAGTTATTCAAAAAATTATGGAAATGGTGTTGCTGATGATGGTTCTTTTTCTAAGGTTGAAGATAAGGTTTATTCTTCAAATAACACAGGATATTTGGATAAAAAAGAGATCTTTGAGTTATTAAAAGAGGTTGAGTGATTTTAATTTATGTGTCTAATTCTTGTACCTTAAATCAGATAGTTTATATATCCTTAAAAATCCAGACATCTATAAAATAAATAAGAAATTAATGTGATTAACTCAATCATATAATTATTTCAAGGAGTTTTAAATGAAGAAACGTAAATACCTGTATTTGCCTATTGAAACTAAATCTAGAGAATTTGAGGCCAAAATGCTTCTTGCTCTTGAAGCAGTTAATCGTGGGTATGCTGTAATTATTGGAAATAAATCAATGAATAATTTATTAAAAATAATGCCTACTGGCGTATATTTTTATATGAATTCAACATCCCCTATGCAAAAGATATTTGCTAAATTTAAATCACAAGGTCATATTATTGTTGTACATGATGAAGAAGGTCTAGTTCAATCCAGTGACCAAAGATATATGGACGGAAGACTTAGGTTCGACACTATTAATGAAGTGGATTCATATTTTTGTTGGGGAAAACACCAGAAAGAATTAGTTTCTAAAGTTGTAGAAGAATATTCAGCGAATACAAAAGTAGTGAATACCGGTCATCCAAGAATTGATCTACTTAGATCTCCAATCTCCCTTTATGAAAATCCTCAAAAAACTGAAAAGTCAACAATATTAATTAACACAAA
This window harbors:
- a CDS encoding UDP-N-acetylglucosamine 4,6-dehydratase family protein, with the translated sequence MVSDYYRDKTILVTGGAGSIGSEIVRKLSLLGPSVLRVLDNDETALFNLTSQIDSQQQIVRPLYGDIGDENRLEMAMEGVDIVFHAAAMKHVPICEYNPFEAVKTNVIGTQNVIRAALNQNVDKFILISTDKAVNPLNVMGTTKQLAEKLTISSNHYRGSKRTKLSCVRFGNVMNSRGSVVPIFHEQIKRGDPVTVTNPNMTRFMMTIPEAVDFILHSAIICMGREIFVKKMKSVKICDLAESMIEYFAPKYGYNADEIKIKVVGDRDGEKMDEELFSADELKYVYENNEIYVVLPQFSYSKNYGNGVADDGSFSKVEDKVYSSNNTGYLDKKEIFELLKEVE